In Venenivibrio stagnispumantis, a genomic segment contains:
- a CDS encoding PAS domain-containing protein — translation MIDKNIFEEIFNKSLNSIGILDEEGKYLLINKAHGDLLGYTLEDLTGKTPEIHLKDRFNQILKDIKEKGYFSGEVECITKDRRKLSCFLSAYKVVINGKTYYVGIKTDIADLKENACLIDTITKETNFGFAIYKDKFLYVNPYFIEITGFQEDEIKNIYVWEIFEFPYNIGTSN, via the coding sequence ATGATAGATAAAAATATATTTGAAGAGATATTTAATAAATCTCTTAACTCAATAGGAATTCTTGATGAAGAAGGTAAATATCTGTTAATAAATAAAGCCCACGGAGATTTATTAGGATATACATTGGAAGATTTAACTGGGAAAACTCCTGAAATACATCTTAAAGATAGATTTAATCAAATATTAAAAGATATAAAGGAAAAAGGATATTTCTCCGGTGAAGTTGAATGCATAACAAAAGATAGAAGAAAATTAAGTTGTTTTTTATCTGCATATAAAGTAGTAATTAATGGAAAAACTTATTATGTTGGAATAAAAACAGATATTGCCGATTTAAAGGAAAATGCATGTTTAATAGATACTATAACAAAAGAAACTAATTTTGGTTTTGCTATTTATAAAGACAAATTTTTATATGTAAACCCATATTTTATCGAAATAACAGGTTTTCAAGAAGATGAAATAAAAAATATTTATGTATGGGAAATTTTTGAATTTCCATATAATATCGGAACTAGTAATTAA